The genomic stretch TCTGCCATGAAAGGCGGAGAAAGAATCCAGGTACCAACCTTTGATTGATCAAAAATGCAATTTGGAGTAAGTACATTTTTATGGGTATCGCCTTTCGATACCCATTCTTTTGACCTCGTGCACAAGGTGAATGAGATGGGTTTTGATATCATCGAAGTCCCTGTGGAAGATAAGGAGCTCGTGGATTGGGATGCACTGAAAAAACTCACTGACGAACTGGGGTTGAAGGTAAGCATCAGTGGAGCTTTCGGTGCTGACCGGGACATCTCCAGCGGGGATCCTGCTATCCGAGCCAATGGACTGCAGTATATCGAGGATTCCATTAAGATTGCGGCCAAAATGGGAAGTCCTTTGTTTGGCGGACCACTGTATTCGGCTGTGGGTAAGCTACGGTCTATCTCAGCTGAGCAAAAGAAGCTGGAATTTGACTGGTGTGTAAGCAACCTGAAAAAGGCGTGTAAAACGGCAGAGGAATATGGTATTACCTTAGGTTTGGAGCCGCTCAACCGCTTTGAAAGTGATATGGTCAACACCGTGGATCAGGCACTGGATATCGTGAAAGCTGTGGATTCACCCTATCTAAAAATCCAGCTCGACACCTTTCACAATAATATTGAAGAAAAAAACATCGCTGCCTCCATCCGAAAAGTCGGTAAGGAACTGCTCTGTCATGTGCAGGGAAATGAAAGTGACCGGGGCACACCTGGCACCGGAAATCTGGCCTGGGATGAGATCAAGGAAGCCCTAGTGGAAATTGGATATGAGGGTGCGATTGTAATCGAAACTTTCGGTGCCGTATCCAAGGAAATGGCTAAAGCCACCTGCATCTGGCGGCCTTTGGCAAACAGTGCCGATGAACTGGCCAGTGAGGGACTCGCTTTTTATAAAAGCCATTTTGGTAGCTAGACTTTAACATCCACTCTCCTTGGTCTGTGTCCTCACAGACCAATCAATCAATTTCGGTCTGTGAGGACACAGACCGGGGTGTAGCCATCTGTTTTTCTCACTATCAGCTTTTCCAACGTTTGGAACCTTGGAAAAGCTTATAAACACATCATTATCCGCTAATATGAACTTAACCTATTTCCTAATCACATCATTTTGGCTTAGTTTAAGCATTTTCTCAGTTCCCGAAAAAGAGCCCATTTTCCTAGCTGACCCCACAATATTCTATCACGAAGGCACCTATTATCTCTATGGTACCAGTGGAAACAACAAGAATCTGGGGTTTGAAGTGTACGTTTCCAAAAACCTAAAATCATGGAAAAGGTCGGATAAAAATGATGGCTATGCGCTCAAAAAAGGAGAATCCTACGGTGATATTGGCTTTTGGGCTCCACAGGTTTTTGAGTACGAGGGAAAATTCTATATGGCCTACACCGCCAATGAACATATAGCTATCGCAACCTCAGCTAGTCCCTTAGGTCCTTTCACACAAGCGGAAAAGAAAGATCTGGAAGCTCCTGTGAAGCAGATTGACCCTTATATTTTCATAGATGAGGATGGTAAAAAGTACATGTACCATGTTCGCCTGACTGAAGGAAACCGCCTGTATGTAGCAGAAATGAAGGACGATTTCTCAGGCATCAAATCCGAAACGTTGACTTACTGTTTCCATGCGGAAGAATCTTGGGAAAACACCCAAAACGTGGAATGGACAGTATCCGAAGGCCCAACAATCATCAAGCACAAGGGTTTGTATTACTTCATCTACTCAGCCAATGATTTCCGTAATCCCGACTATGCCGTGGGGTATGCGATCAGTGAAAGCCCCATGGGGCCATGGAAAAAGAGTCCAACTAATCCGATTTTCGACAAAACCGACGCTGGGATCAACGGTTCCGGTCATGGTGATGTCTTCGTGGATGCCCAAGGCAAACTTCGATATGTACTTCATACCCATAATTCTGATGAGGAAGTGTCTCCGAGAAAGACGGCCCTGATCGAACTGGAATTTAAACCAAACGGAAATGAAGCCGATCTTTTGGAAGTGAAGCAGGGGAGTTTTAAATTTCTTGAAGTGAAGTAAAGAGATGGAAGACTGAAGACGGAATATTTTAGAATCAAGAACCAAGAATCAAAACCATGGTCTGTGTCCCCACAGGCCATTCATTGGATGATCAAAATTTCAGTCTGTGAGGACACAGACCGAGGAGGAAGAATAAATCAACGCCGTGGTCCGTCCCCCCTCAGACCACTACGCTTTTTGGTTTGTGAGACACAAACCAGGCAACGTGGCAATATAAAAATCCAACATAAAATATGACCCAAAAACCTACCATTCTGATGCTTGGCTGTTTCGATACGAAGGGAGAAATTTTCGATTTCTTGCGAGACTGCCTGTTGGCAGAAGAAGCCGAAGTATTGGCAGTGAATGTAGGGGTATTAGGTTCGACAGAGCTTTTTCCCATTACCATAGAAGCTGAAGTGATCTGCCAAGCAGCTGGAGATAAGATTGAAGCAATAAGAACTAAGAACGACCGGGGTTATGCCATGGAGATCATGGGTCGTGGTGCGGGAAAAGTCCTTGCCGATCTTTATCGTCAGAAGAAATTTGCTGCGGTAATAGGCATGGGAGGAGGAAGCGGAACGTATGTCACATTGAAAGCTATGCAGCTTTTGCCCTTGAGCTTACCGAAAATCTGTATTTCCACACTAGCCAGCAAAGATCTCTCGGATCTGATCGGAGTTAAGGATATTTTGCTGATGCCTTCTGTAGTGGATGTGGCTGCACTTAACAGCATCATCAAGCCGATCATACAGCAAGCCTCAGCAGCTCTGGTAGCCATGAGCCGTGTCCAGATCATCAAAGAATCAAATACTAAGCGGATTGCTATCAGTATGTTTGGAAACACCAGCGCTTGTGTAGATTACTGCACTGATTTACTGGAAGCGAAAGGCTATGAAGTGATGAATTTCCATGCCAATGGTGTGGGAGGGAAAGCTTTGGAAAGCCTTACCTTAGAGGGATGCTTTTCGGGTATTTTGGATATTACCACCACCGAATTGGCAGATGAACTCTGTGGTGGCATCTGCAGTGCGGGGCCTAGCCGCCTGGAAGCTGCGGGAAAACTGGGAATACCTCAGGTGGTGGTGCCAGGCTGTATGGATATGGTCAATTTTGGCACCATGGATTCTGTACCGGAGAAGTATAAAAACCGCCAATTATACGCTTGGGTGCCGACCGTCACGCTGATGCGGACCAATGAAAAAGAAAACCAAGATTTGGGCAGAATGTTGGCAGATAAGCTAAATCAATCCACCGGATCAGTAGCCGTTCTTTTCCCGGAAAAAGGAATATCCCAGATTGATGCAGAAGGGAATGTTTTTCATAATCCTAAATCAAATGAAGAACTTTCTAAATCCATTCAGGAAAACTTGAAATCCGGGATACCTTTTGTCAACTTGCCTTTTCATATAAATGATCGTGAATTTGCCGAGACGGCGGTGGAGAGATTGCTTGATATGATTAAGTGAAAGTTAAATTCGGTCTGTGAAGACAAACCGTAGCCTGTAAATACTAGAGAATAAGGCAGATCTCACACCAAATCCTGCTTCTGGAGAAGCAGGATAACCATATTGTAATCTGCGCAGATTGCCGTTGATAAAGACCCAGATCTGCGGGAAATGCAAAGCCGATAAATAGAATAGGTAAACAACAAGAAAAGTGAGTGAGGGATTAATAGAATAAATTTTCAATAGCCGTGCTCTCTGCGGGAATCTCTGTGACCTCCGTGGTTAAAAAAACACAAACAATAAAAAAATATAGACACTATGCCAAATCCATGGACAGGGAAGGGAAACCCCTATAGCAGACAGGAAGTAAGAGACAGACTCAAAGAAACCTTGGCCCAGAAGAAAGCCATCATCGCAGCAGGTGCAGGCACCGGAATTTCTGCCAAATTCATTGAAAAAGGTGGGGCCGATCTCCTTATTATATACAATTCAGGAAGATTCAGAATGTCGGGGCATGGCTCCACCGCCGGACTGATGGCCTATGGCGATGCCAATGCAGTAGCCATGGAAATCGGGGAATTTGAAGTACTTCCGGTGGTGGAAGAAATCCCGGTGATTTGCGGTGTGCATGGTTCTGATCCACGAAGAAGAATCTGGCACCATTTGCTGAAAGTCAAGGAAATGGGCTTCTCCGGAATCAACAATTTCCCAACCCACTCCATAGTTGATGGGCATTTCAGACAGGTACTGGAAGAGACAGGAATGGGCTTCGACAAAGAAGTGGAAATGGTGAGAATCGCCGATAAGATGGATTTGTTTTCCATAGTCTACGTAGCAACAGCCGAAGAAGCAAGGCAAATGGCAGAAGCCGGTGCGGATGCCATAATCTCCCATGTTGGAACCACAGTGGGTGGATCAATCGGTGTCACAGGAGCAAGTTGTAGCATGGATGAGGCCATTGACCGAACCAATCAAATCGTAGCCGCTTCCAAAGCTGTCAATCCGGACTTATTCTTTTTGGCACATGGTGGCCCGATCAACACACCCGAAGATGTGCGTGTGATATTGGAAAAAGCGGATGTACATGGCTTCGTAGGTGCTTCTTCACTGGAAAGAATGGGGGTGGAAGAATCATTGACAAACCTTACTAAAGAATTCAAAAAGCTGACGATAAAGTAATCCACATTTCTAAAAGCAGGAGAAAATCATTTCCTCCATAGATTTCACCAAGTATCTGATAAAAACAAAACCAGACTAATAGGAAGCTAGTCTGGTTTTGTTTTTCAGCGAACAATCGCATTAACCCGAAATATGCATTAGCAATTCTATTACAGCCATCAATTACTTCAAAATCAGTCATTGTATTACTGTTTTCAACTTCACCATAGCGGTGCTATGCCTCAGTTTCCAAACAGCCAGATTTTCTTGCAATTAATGCCTTCATAACGAAACCTAATACAAAATTCGGGTTTAATCAATATAATCTTCAATACTTCAAGCTCTTCAGGTAGGCGATACTTTTTGGGAGATTTTCCATTTCCTCGTCGCTTTCATCTTCAATAAACATGTGCTTGATTCCGATTTTGTTTGACTCTCTCAAAATTCCCGGCAGATCCAATTCACCTGTTCCCAAAACCACATCATTTTCCGGGCCAGTCAGGCCGGTCATATCCTTAGGGGCACCTTTCCGCAGGTCTTTCAG from Algoriphagus sp. NG3 encodes the following:
- a CDS encoding sugar phosphate isomerase/epimerase family protein translates to MQFGVSTFLWVSPFDTHSFDLVHKVNEMGFDIIEVPVEDKELVDWDALKKLTDELGLKVSISGAFGADRDISSGDPAIRANGLQYIEDSIKIAAKMGSPLFGGPLYSAVGKLRSISAEQKKLEFDWCVSNLKKACKTAEEYGITLGLEPLNRFESDMVNTVDQALDIVKAVDSPYLKIQLDTFHNNIEEKNIAASIRKVGKELLCHVQGNESDRGTPGTGNLAWDEIKEALVEIGYEGAIVIETFGAVSKEMAKATCIWRPLANSADELASEGLAFYKSHFGS
- a CDS encoding glycoside hydrolase family 43 protein yields the protein MNLTYFLITSFWLSLSIFSVPEKEPIFLADPTIFYHEGTYYLYGTSGNNKNLGFEVYVSKNLKSWKRSDKNDGYALKKGESYGDIGFWAPQVFEYEGKFYMAYTANEHIAIATSASPLGPFTQAEKKDLEAPVKQIDPYIFIDEDGKKYMYHVRLTEGNRLYVAEMKDDFSGIKSETLTYCFHAEESWENTQNVEWTVSEGPTIIKHKGLYYFIYSANDFRNPDYAVGYAISESPMGPWKKSPTNPIFDKTDAGINGSGHGDVFVDAQGKLRYVLHTHNSDEEVSPRKTALIELEFKPNGNEADLLEVKQGSFKFLEVK
- a CDS encoding Tm-1-like ATP-binding domain-containing protein, giving the protein MTQKPTILMLGCFDTKGEIFDFLRDCLLAEEAEVLAVNVGVLGSTELFPITIEAEVICQAAGDKIEAIRTKNDRGYAMEIMGRGAGKVLADLYRQKKFAAVIGMGGGSGTYVTLKAMQLLPLSLPKICISTLASKDLSDLIGVKDILLMPSVVDVAALNSIIKPIIQQASAALVAMSRVQIIKESNTKRIAISMFGNTSACVDYCTDLLEAKGYEVMNFHANGVGGKALESLTLEGCFSGILDITTTELADELCGGICSAGPSRLEAAGKLGIPQVVVPGCMDMVNFGTMDSVPEKYKNRQLYAWVPTVTLMRTNEKENQDLGRMLADKLNQSTGSVAVLFPEKGISQIDAEGNVFHNPKSNEELSKSIQENLKSGIPFVNLPFHINDREFAETAVERLLDMIK
- a CDS encoding phosphoenolpyruvate hydrolase family protein, giving the protein MPNPWTGKGNPYSRQEVRDRLKETLAQKKAIIAAGAGTGISAKFIEKGGADLLIIYNSGRFRMSGHGSTAGLMAYGDANAVAMEIGEFEVLPVVEEIPVICGVHGSDPRRRIWHHLLKVKEMGFSGINNFPTHSIVDGHFRQVLEETGMGFDKEVEMVRIADKMDLFSIVYVATAEEARQMAEAGADAIISHVGTTVGGSIGVTGASCSMDEAIDRTNQIVAASKAVNPDLFFLAHGGPINTPEDVRVILEKADVHGFVGASSLERMGVEESLTNLTKEFKKLTIK